A single region of the Chitinophaga niabensis genome encodes:
- a CDS encoding RagB/SusD family nutrient uptake outer membrane protein, whose translation MHIRKIIMAMMLLLIAVSCGDGFLDVKPKGVLLPEQLNNRKGVNALLIAAYSLVDGVGSGGTSWHGSADNWIYGSVASDDAYKGSTSGDQPEISFIETRKILPDNGHFRGKWRAVYDGVARCNDVLIALSKATDIPDAEKPLIAAEARFLRGHFHFEAKKMFKNVPYVDEKTYNPEDPNSTKLPNTEDIWPKIGEDLLFAYQQLPPRQTQKGRATKWAASALLAKAYLFQQKYTEAKPLLNEIMAQGGYILTERYADNFRAATNNNTESIFEVEHSVNDGAGGGENGNQGATLNYPYGGPTTCCGFFQPSQNLVNAFKTDVNGLPLLDNFNDADVTNDQGIESTSPFTPYAGTLDARLDWTVGRRGIPFLDHGDHPGKAYIRDQAYAGPYSPKKHLFYKSDIGSATFNSNPRLNANNYRMIRYSHVILWLAECEVELGGLERARELVNMIRTRALNPVGFVKKADGSNAANYKMGLYTAAWADPVMARKAVRFEERLEFGMEGHRFFDLVRWGIADLVLNAYYDKEKLKRTYLNGVSFEKGKHEYYPIPAQEILNSTKDGQATLKQNPNY comes from the coding sequence ATGCACATACGTAAAATAATAATGGCCATGATGCTGTTGCTGATTGCCGTTTCCTGCGGGGATGGTTTCCTGGATGTAAAACCGAAAGGTGTATTACTCCCCGAGCAGCTCAATAACCGGAAAGGTGTGAACGCTTTGTTGATTGCGGCTTATTCTCTGGTAGACGGGGTTGGTTCCGGCGGTACCTCCTGGCATGGTTCTGCGGATAACTGGATCTATGGCAGCGTGGCATCTGATGATGCCTACAAAGGTTCTACCTCTGGCGACCAGCCGGAAATATCTTTTATTGAAACGCGCAAAATATTGCCGGATAATGGGCATTTCCGTGGAAAATGGCGTGCGGTATATGATGGAGTAGCCAGGTGTAATGATGTACTGATTGCACTTTCGAAAGCTACGGACATCCCTGATGCTGAAAAACCGCTGATCGCTGCGGAGGCTCGTTTCCTGAGGGGGCACTTTCATTTTGAAGCAAAAAAGATGTTCAAAAATGTGCCTTATGTAGATGAAAAAACCTACAACCCGGAAGATCCGAACAGCACGAAACTCCCCAATACAGAAGATATCTGGCCAAAGATCGGGGAAGACCTCCTTTTTGCTTACCAGCAATTGCCGCCCAGGCAAACTCAAAAAGGGCGTGCTACAAAGTGGGCAGCATCTGCCCTGCTGGCAAAGGCTTACCTGTTCCAGCAAAAGTATACAGAGGCCAAACCTTTGCTGAATGAGATCATGGCCCAGGGTGGATATATTTTAACAGAACGGTATGCGGATAATTTCCGGGCTGCCACAAATAATAATACCGAATCTATTTTTGAAGTAGAACATTCCGTGAACGATGGCGCGGGAGGAGGTGAAAATGGCAACCAGGGCGCTACTTTAAATTATCCCTATGGCGGGCCCACTACCTGCTGCGGGTTCTTTCAACCTTCGCAGAACCTGGTGAATGCTTTTAAAACAGATGTTAATGGTTTGCCGCTGCTGGATAATTTCAATGATGCAGATGTTACAAACGACCAGGGAATTGAATCCACTTCACCCTTCACCCCTTATGCCGGTACTTTGGATGCAAGGCTGGACTGGACAGTTGGGCGGAGAGGTATTCCTTTCCTCGACCATGGAGATCATCCGGGTAAAGCTTACATCAGGGACCAGGCTTATGCAGGACCTTATTCTCCTAAGAAACACCTGTTCTATAAATCAGATATCGGCAGCGCCACCTTTAATAGTAATCCGCGGCTGAATGCTAACAATTACAGGATGATCCGTTATTCTCACGTGATCCTCTGGCTGGCGGAATGTGAAGTGGAACTGGGCGGGCTGGAAAGAGCAAGGGAATTGGTGAATATGATCCGCACCCGTGCATTAAATCCTGTAGGATTTGTAAAAAAAGCGGATGGCAGTAATGCCGCAAACTATAAGATGGGGTTATACACAGCTGCCTGGGCTGATCCTGTGATGGCAAGGAAAGCGGTACGCTTTGAAGAGCGTTTGGAATTTGGCATGGAAGGCCACCGCTTCTTTGACCTGGTGCGCTGGGGCATTGCAGACCTTGTGTTGAATGCATACTATGATAAAGAAAAATTGAAACGGACCTATTTAAATGGTGTGTCTTTCGAGAAAGGCAAACATGAGTATTATCCTATACCTGCACAGGAGATCCTTAACAGTACGAAGGATGGGCAGGCTACGCTGAAGCAGAACCCTAATTATTAA
- the msrB gene encoding peptide-methionine (R)-S-oxide reductase MsrB — MKTSNLLFLCLSLMISHCTYSQNGAKTKPMEEKKNPAYSRTDTTKVNLTDDEWKKTLPKDVYEIARQKGTEWAFTGKYWNSKEKGTYYCAACGNPLFVSDTKFESGCGWPSFYQPISKTSVIYTPDNTHGMTRTEVQCGRCKAHLGHVFDDGPPPTGLRYCINSVILDFEKAQDAEKKFKEKE; from the coding sequence ATGAAGACAAGTAATCTGCTATTTTTATGCCTGAGTTTAATGATCAGCCACTGTACTTACTCTCAAAACGGAGCTAAAACGAAACCAATGGAAGAAAAAAAGAATCCGGCGTACTCCCGTACGGATACTACTAAAGTAAACCTAACCGACGATGAGTGGAAAAAAACCTTGCCAAAAGACGTTTATGAAATAGCGAGACAAAAAGGAACTGAGTGGGCGTTCACAGGTAAATACTGGAACTCCAAAGAAAAAGGTACTTACTATTGCGCCGCTTGCGGCAACCCGCTTTTTGTGTCAGACACTAAGTTTGAAAGCGGTTGTGGCTGGCCGAGCTTTTACCAGCCCATCAGTAAAACGAGTGTGATCTACACGCCGGACAATACTCACGGTATGACACGTACCGAAGTGCAGTGCGGCAGATGTAAAGCACATCTTGGACACGTTTTTGATGACGGACCACCACCAACTGGTTTGCGTTATTGCATCAATTCCGTAATCCTGGATTTTGAAAAGGCGCAGGACGCGGAAAAGAAATTTAAGGAGAAGGAGTAA
- the mutL gene encoding DNA mismatch repair endonuclease MutL has translation MPKGRQVADIINLLPDNIANQIAAGEVIQRPASAVKELLENAVDAGATEIQLFIKDAGKELVQVIDNGSGMSDTDARMCFERHATSKIQTIDDLFHIRTMGFRGEALASIAAVAQVELKSRKHNEELGTFIEIDNSVVKRQEPCQTAPGTSIAMKNLFFNVPARRNFLKSNAAEMRHIVDEFIRVALAFPHLQFSLNSNGQEMFHLEKGSLKQRIVNILGQHYNSKLVTVKESTDYMNVSGFVGKPDTAKKTRGDQFFFVNNRFIKSGYLNHAVMSAFSEMIPSENFPLYVLFIDLDPAHVDINVHPTKQEIKFDDEKILYAFVQAAVKHALAQFNVTPALDFELDPGIQSLDALTQPFTDQKKVQSANTSIYRSFTQANQAHMIDHSGSNSNLRNWKDLYGPVEKPLEMEAPSSTASVIDERWQEAATDQKVPVQVHQQYILSQIKSGYILIDQRAAHERILYERYQRALSEKPIATQQSLFPQTLELLPADAVVISEMLPDLQALGYDLEPFGMHTFVVRGTPADIQTGNEQASIEGLLEQFKHFSTELKLNRRENLVRSMARNNAIPVGKPLGTREMQNIIDELFACATPNVSPGGRFTFISFKLNDLERMFDRGA, from the coding sequence ATGCCAAAAGGCAGGCAAGTGGCGGATATCATCAATTTGTTACCGGATAATATAGCGAACCAGATAGCAGCAGGAGAGGTTATTCAGCGGCCGGCTTCGGCAGTGAAGGAACTGCTGGAAAACGCTGTGGACGCGGGCGCAACGGAAATTCAACTCTTCATCAAAGACGCCGGCAAAGAGCTGGTGCAAGTCATAGATAACGGCAGTGGTATGAGTGATACCGATGCCCGCATGTGTTTTGAACGGCACGCCACTTCCAAGATCCAAACCATCGACGATCTTTTTCATATCCGTACTATGGGATTCCGGGGTGAGGCCCTGGCTTCAATTGCAGCCGTGGCCCAGGTAGAACTTAAATCACGCAAACATAACGAAGAACTCGGCACTTTCATTGAAATAGACAACAGTGTGGTGAAAAGGCAGGAACCCTGCCAAACTGCACCTGGCACCAGTATCGCCATGAAAAACCTCTTTTTCAATGTACCTGCCAGGAGAAATTTCCTCAAAAGCAATGCGGCAGAGATGCGGCATATCGTGGATGAATTTATTCGTGTAGCGCTCGCTTTCCCTCATTTGCAGTTCTCTCTTAACTCAAATGGGCAGGAAATGTTCCATCTTGAAAAAGGCTCTCTCAAGCAACGTATCGTAAATATCCTGGGGCAGCACTATAATTCCAAATTAGTTACCGTAAAAGAGAGTACGGACTACATGAATGTGTCCGGATTTGTAGGTAAACCGGATACCGCTAAGAAAACAAGGGGCGATCAGTTCTTTTTTGTTAATAACCGGTTTATAAAGAGCGGTTATTTGAATCATGCGGTGATGTCTGCTTTCTCAGAAATGATCCCTTCGGAGAATTTTCCGCTATATGTACTCTTCATTGATCTCGATCCTGCACATGTGGATATTAACGTGCATCCCACCAAACAGGAGATCAAGTTCGATGATGAAAAGATCCTCTATGCTTTTGTGCAGGCTGCGGTTAAACATGCGCTGGCACAATTCAATGTTACGCCGGCCCTGGATTTTGAACTGGACCCGGGCATTCAATCCCTGGATGCGTTAACACAGCCCTTCACTGATCAGAAGAAAGTACAATCTGCCAATACTTCCATCTACCGCTCTTTCACACAAGCCAACCAGGCTCATATGATCGACCATAGCGGCAGCAACAGCAATCTTCGTAACTGGAAAGACCTGTACGGGCCGGTGGAAAAACCATTGGAGATGGAAGCCCCTTCCTCTACTGCTTCCGTAATAGATGAACGCTGGCAGGAAGCGGCAACTGATCAGAAAGTACCGGTGCAGGTACATCAGCAATATATCTTATCGCAGATAAAATCTGGTTACATATTGATAGATCAGCGGGCTGCGCATGAACGCATCCTGTATGAACGTTATCAGCGGGCACTTTCTGAGAAACCAATTGCCACGCAGCAAAGCCTTTTCCCCCAAACGCTGGAGTTATTACCGGCGGACGCTGTTGTGATCTCAGAAATGCTGCCGGACTTACAGGCGTTGGGGTATGACCTGGAACCTTTTGGCATGCATACTTTTGTAGTACGTGGTACGCCGGCGGATATTCAAACGGGAAATGAGCAGGCGAGCATCGAAGGTTTGCTGGAACAGTTCAAACATTTCAGCACTGAATTGAAGCTCAACCGCCGTGAAAATCTGGTCCGCTCCATGGCGCGCAATAATGCCATTCCGGTTGGAAAGCCGCTGGGAACAAGGGAAATGCAGAATATCATCGATGAATTATTTGCCTGTGCCACACCCAATGTTTCTCCTGGTGGCAGGTTCACTTTTATCTCCTTTAAGCTAAACGACCTAGAGCGGATGTTTGACAGGGGTGCCTAA